The genomic region GGCAGTGGATATTATGAAAAAATTCGCCGATAAGTTAACAGAATATGACCTCTGGAAGAACTATAAAGCCATCTGCACAAGTGCTGTTAGGGATGCTGAAAACAGATACTTCTTCATCGATAGGATAAAGACCAAAACAGGGATAGAACTTTCCATAATAGATGAATTAGAAGAGCTTTATGTAAAATACTTAGCAATAAAACATGACATCAAAGATTTCAAAAAATATGAGGAACATGGTGTTCTTTTGATAAACTTTTCCAGTGGTAACATCGGCATAAATATCTTCAAAGATGGAATAAACCACTTCTCCTCTGTTTTACCCTATGGTAGTCTTCGAATATCCGAATATGTTAAAAATGTTAAAAATGAATTAAAGTACAGGGCTTACGATATCTACGCTGAAAAGTTGTCTAATCAGATCAAACAGTATTGTAAGAGTATTTCGGATATAAAATATCTCATCGGCTCTGGTAGCTCCATAAACCTATTAACCGAAGTACTCACACCAAAGCAGAACAGAATAAAAAGATCTGATTTAGAAAAACTTTATAACGACTTTAAAACGAAAGATCCCCTTACAATCTCAAAAGAGCTCAGTATCACAGAGTACAACGGAGAGATCTTCCTCCCAACGGTAAGGCTATATTTATCACTTATGAATCTTATATCCTCAAAGGAGATGATCTTCAGCAAACAGACCTTCCCCCACCAGCTCCTCCTGTTTTACTCGAAAAAGATTAAGGACAACAATCTACAAAAACGCCTCATAAAAAACCTCTTTTTTTACGGTAAGAAGTATAACTTAGACGAAAAACACTCCAAACATGTTGCCAGTTTCGCGACAAAGCTCTTTGATGAGCTAGAAGATCTCCACTCCCTTTCTTCAAGGGACAAGTTTGTACTTGAAGCATCTGCCATCCTTCACGATATAGGATACTATATCGATATACACAACCATCATGAACACTCCTCATACATCATAAATGCCTTTAAGATGCCGGGGTATGACCCAAAGCTCATTAAACTTATATCCATAATATCCTTTATGCATAGAGAAAAAAAATTAAAGTTAGATGAAAA from Calditerrivibrio sp. harbors:
- a CDS encoding HD domain-containing protein, translated to MKTSQYAVINIGASAIRMQISEFINGKENLLEYLVAPLRLGRDTFSKGFITLESLNKAVDIMKKFADKLTEYDLWKNYKAICTSAVRDAENRYFFIDRIKTKTGIELSIIDELEELYVKYLAIKHDIKDFKKYEEHGVLLINFSSGNIGINIFKDGINHFSSVLPYGSLRISEYVKNVKNELKYRAYDIYAEKLSNQIKQYCKSISDIKYLIGSGSSINLLTEVLTPKQNRIKRSDLEKLYNDFKTKDPLTISKELSITEYNGEIFLPTVRLYLSLMNLISSKEMIFSKQTFPHQLLLFYSKKIKDNNLQKRLIKNLFFYGKKYNLDEKHSKHVASFATKLFDELEDLHSLSSRDKFVLEASAILHDIGYYIDIHNHHEHSSYIINAFKMPGYDPKLIKLISIISFMHREKKLKLDEKLGNLNQDEQLIVKKLVALLKIADSLDASHMQIVQDIQLEVSDTLIKVTALCKDIPYIEEKVFSRKSRDFLEIFGVPITLEAKLNYA